A stretch of Pseudomonas sp. LS.1a DNA encodes these proteins:
- a CDS encoding ExbD/TolR family protein has product MKFRRNRQRENVDINLASLIDVVFVLLLFFVVTTTFTRETQLRVELPEAASAEQAPPDQGKLVEITISAEGVYSVNNHLLPKSDLATLSEAIERESGGDNKLPLAISADGKTPHQAVVTAMDAAGKLGFSQLRMTTVEAAQGTP; this is encoded by the coding sequence GTGAAGTTCCGGCGCAATCGCCAGCGGGAAAACGTCGACATCAACCTGGCGTCGCTGATTGACGTGGTGTTCGTCCTGCTGCTGTTCTTCGTGGTCACTACCACCTTCACCCGCGAGACCCAACTGCGCGTCGAGCTGCCCGAAGCCGCCAGCGCCGAGCAGGCGCCACCCGACCAGGGCAAGCTGGTGGAGATCACCATCAGCGCCGAAGGCGTGTACTCGGTGAACAACCACCTGCTGCCCAAGAGCGACCTGGCTACCCTGAGCGAAGCGATCGAGCGTGAGTCGGGCGGCGACAACAAGCTGCCGCTGGCCATCAGTGCCGACGGCAAGACCCCGCACCAGGCGGTGGTCACCGCGATGGATGCCGCCGGCAAGCTCGGTTTCAGCCAGTTGCGCATGACCACCGTCGAGGCGGCCCAGGGCACGCCTTGA
- a CDS encoding low molecular weight protein-tyrosine-phosphatase, which translates to MRVLFVCLGNICRSPTAEGVLRHQLQAAGLADRVHVASAGTGDWHVGKAPDSRTCKAALARGYDLSQQRAQQVKAAHFAEYDLILAMDESNLGHLRAMRPHTAVAELDLFLRRYGAALDEVPDPYYGGADGFEQVLDLVEAACQALVLEIKGRL; encoded by the coding sequence ATGCGCGTCCTGTTCGTCTGCCTTGGCAACATCTGCCGTTCGCCCACCGCCGAAGGCGTGCTGCGCCATCAATTGCAGGCTGCCGGGCTTGCCGACCGGGTACATGTGGCCTCGGCCGGCACCGGCGACTGGCACGTTGGCAAGGCGCCTGACAGCCGCACCTGCAAGGCGGCGCTGGCGCGCGGGTACGACCTGTCGCAGCAGCGCGCCCAGCAGGTCAAGGCGGCGCATTTTGCCGAGTACGACCTGATTCTGGCCATGGACGAGAGCAACCTCGGCCACTTGCGTGCGATGCGCCCGCACACGGCAGTGGCGGAGCTCGACCTGTTCCTGCGCCGCTATGGCGCAGCGCTGGATGAAGTACCAGACCCGTACTACGGCGGGGCCGACGGCTTCGAGCAGGTGCTCGACCTGGTTGAAGCGGCGTGCCAGGCGCTGGTGCTGGAAATCAAGGGGCGGCTATGA
- a CDS encoding HAD family hydrolase: protein MKKGYELLIFDWDGTLADSIGRIVEAMNAAAERAGEAQSSEAAVKGIIGLALGEAIHTLYPHLAPAQVESFRQHYADIYMALDQQPSPLFEGVVESLDAFRAEGYRLAVATGKARRGLDRVLKANGWEQFFDITRAADETRGKPHPRMLEEILGHCAVEPGRALMVGDSAFDLQMASNAGMHSVAVGYGAMSLQALAEFGPQVCIDHFSQLREWLGGSAIPFPR, encoded by the coding sequence ATGAAAAAAGGCTATGAGCTACTGATCTTCGACTGGGACGGCACCTTGGCCGACTCTATCGGGCGTATCGTCGAGGCCATGAACGCCGCCGCCGAGCGTGCCGGTGAGGCGCAAAGCAGCGAGGCTGCGGTCAAGGGCATCATCGGCCTGGCCCTGGGCGAGGCGATCCACACCCTGTACCCGCACCTGGCGCCGGCGCAGGTCGAAAGCTTCCGTCAGCACTATGCCGATATCTACATGGCTCTGGACCAGCAGCCGTCGCCGCTGTTCGAGGGTGTGGTCGAGTCGCTGGATGCCTTCCGTGCCGAGGGTTACCGCCTGGCGGTGGCCACCGGCAAGGCGCGTCGTGGGCTGGATCGGGTGCTCAAGGCCAATGGCTGGGAGCAGTTCTTCGACATCACCCGCGCTGCCGACGAGACCCGCGGCAAGCCGCATCCGCGGATGCTCGAGGAAATCCTCGGCCATTGCGCTGTCGAACCGGGGCGCGCGCTGATGGTTGGCGATTCGGCATTCGACCTGCAGATGGCCAGCAATGCCGGCATGCATTCGGTGGCCGTGGGCTATGGTGCCATGTCGTTGCAGGCGCTGGCCGAGTTTGGTCCGCAGGTGTGCATTGATCATTTCTCCCAGTTGCGTGAGTGGCTGGGTGGTTCCGCAATTCCATTTCCAAGGTAG
- the kdsB gene encoding 3-deoxy-manno-octulosonate cytidylyltransferase, whose amino-acid sequence MSLDFTVVIPARLRSTRLPGKPLLPIAGKPMVQHVWEQARKSGASRVVIATDDASILEACQAFGAEVLMTRADHESGTDRLAEVAAHLGLPADAIVVNVQGDEPLIPPVIIDQVAANLAAHPEAGIATLAEPVHEPETVFNPNAVKVVSDKNGLALTFSRAPLPWARDAFAKDRNALPEGVPYRRHIGMYAYRVGFLQDFVSWGPCWLEQTEALEQLRALWHGVRIHVEDAIEAPAVGVDTPEDLERVRRLLEA is encoded by the coding sequence ATGAGCCTGGATTTCACCGTGGTGATCCCCGCCCGGCTGCGCTCCACGCGCCTGCCGGGCAAGCCATTGCTGCCGATCGCCGGCAAGCCGATGGTGCAGCATGTGTGGGAACAGGCGCGCAAGAGCGGTGCCAGCCGTGTGGTCATCGCCACCGACGATGCCAGCATCCTCGAAGCCTGCCAGGCCTTCGGCGCCGAAGTGCTGATGACCCGTGCCGACCATGAGTCCGGCACCGACCGTCTGGCCGAAGTGGCCGCACATCTGGGCCTGCCGGCCGATGCCATCGTGGTCAACGTGCAGGGCGACGAGCCGTTGATCCCGCCGGTGATCATCGACCAGGTGGCGGCCAATCTGGCGGCCCACCCGGAAGCCGGCATCGCCACCCTGGCCGAACCGGTCCATGAGCCGGAAACCGTATTCAACCCCAACGCGGTCAAGGTAGTCAGCGACAAGAACGGCCTGGCCCTGACTTTCAGCCGCGCGCCGCTGCCCTGGGCCCGCGATGCGTTTGCCAAGGACCGCAACGCGCTGCCAGAAGGCGTGCCGTATCGTCGGCACATCGGCATGTACGCTTACCGCGTCGGCTTCCTGCAGGACTTCGTCAGCTGGGGCCCGTGCTGGCTCGAACAGACCGAAGCGCTGGAGCAGCTGCGTGCCCTGTGGCATGGCGTGCGCATCCACGTCGAAGACGCCATCGAGGCGCCTGCCGTGGGTGTGGATACCCCTGAAGACCTGGAGCGCGTGCGGCGCTTGCTGGAGGCCTGA
- the sppA gene encoding signal peptide peptidase SppA codes for MADEWKAPEAEPEEREERKSWKLLEKTLLAGVQEQRRARRWGIFFKLLTFVYLFGILALFTPLMDMDKAASRSASHTALVEVRGVIADQEPASADNIVKSLREAFKDSKTKAVVMRINSPGGSPVQSGYVYDEIRRLRAEYPAIKLYAVITDLGASGAYYIASAADEIYADKASLVGSIGVTAAGYGFVGTMEKLGVERRTYTAGEHKAFLDPFSPQKPEETEFWQGVLNTTHQQFIAMVKQGRGDRLKDKEHPELFSGLVWSGEQAKELGLVDGLGSASYVAREIVGEKELVDFTVQESALDRFSKRVGASVAERLAMWMGFQGPQLR; via the coding sequence ATGGCAGACGAATGGAAAGCCCCCGAGGCCGAACCCGAGGAGCGCGAAGAGCGCAAGAGCTGGAAGCTGCTGGAAAAGACCCTGCTGGCAGGTGTTCAGGAGCAGCGACGGGCGCGACGCTGGGGGATCTTCTTCAAGTTGCTGACCTTCGTCTACCTGTTCGGCATCCTGGCCTTGTTCACACCGTTGATGGACATGGACAAGGCGGCGTCGCGCAGTGCCAGCCATACCGCGCTGGTCGAGGTGCGCGGGGTGATTGCCGACCAGGAGCCTGCCAGTGCCGACAATATCGTCAAGAGCCTGCGCGAGGCCTTCAAGGACAGCAAGACCAAGGCTGTGGTGATGCGTATCAACAGCCCGGGCGGCAGCCCGGTGCAGTCGGGTTACGTGTATGACGAAATCCGCCGCCTGCGTGCCGAATACCCGGCTATCAAGCTGTATGCGGTCATCACCGACCTTGGCGCTTCCGGTGCCTACTACATCGCCAGCGCGGCGGACGAGATCTATGCCGACAAGGCCAGTCTGGTGGGCTCGATTGGTGTGACAGCGGCTGGTTATGGCTTTGTCGGCACCATGGAGAAGCTAGGTGTGGAGCGGCGTACCTACACTGCGGGCGAGCACAAGGCCTTCCTCGATCCGTTCTCGCCGCAGAAGCCGGAAGAGACCGAGTTCTGGCAGGGCGTGCTGAACACCACGCACCAGCAGTTCATTGCCATGGTCAAGCAGGGGAGGGGTGATCGGCTCAAGGACAAGGAGCACCCGGAGCTGTTCAGTGGTCTGGTCTGGTCGGGTGAGCAGGCCAAGGAGCTGGGACTGGTGGATGGGCTGGGCAGTGCCAGCTATGTGGCGCGTGAGATCGTGGGTGAGAAGGAGCTGGTGGACTTCACTGTGCAGGAATCGGCGCTCGATCGCTTCTCCAAGCGCGTGGGGGCCAGCGTGGCTGAGCGCCTGGCGATGTGGATGGGGTTCCAGGGGCCGCAGTTGCGCTGA
- a CDS encoding MotA/TolQ/ExbB proton channel family protein, with protein sequence MWELVKSGGWMMLPIILSSIAAMAIVVERLWTLRVSRVTPPHLLGQVWIWIKDKQLTSDKLKALRADSPLGEILAAGLANSRHGREIMKECIEEAASRVIHELERYISTLGTIAAMAPLLGLLGTVLGMIDIFSAFMGSQMTANAAVLAGGISKALVTTAAGLMVGIPAVFFHRFLLRRIDELVVGMEQEAIKLVEVIQGDREVEVAGGKA encoded by the coding sequence GTGTGGGAATTGGTCAAGTCCGGTGGTTGGATGATGCTGCCGATCATTCTGAGCTCCATCGCTGCCATGGCTATCGTCGTCGAGCGCCTGTGGACCCTGCGCGTCAGCCGCGTCACCCCGCCGCACCTGCTCGGCCAGGTGTGGATATGGATCAAGGACAAGCAACTGACCAGTGACAAGCTCAAGGCGCTGCGCGCCGATTCGCCACTGGGCGAAATCCTCGCCGCCGGCCTGGCCAACTCACGCCATGGCCGCGAAATCATGAAGGAATGCATCGAGGAGGCCGCCTCGCGCGTCATCCACGAACTCGAACGCTACATCAGCACTCTCGGCACCATCGCCGCCATGGCCCCGCTGCTGGGCCTGCTGGGCACCGTGCTGGGCATGATCGACATCTTCAGCGCCTTCATGGGCTCGCAGATGACTGCCAACGCCGCCGTGCTGGCCGGTGGTATCTCCAAGGCCCTGGTCACCACCGCGGCCGGCCTGATGGTCGGTATCCCGGCGGTGTTCTTCCACCGTTTCCTGCTGCGCCGCATCGACGAGCTGGTGGTGGGCATGGAGCAGGAGGCGATCAAGCTGGTGGAAGTGATCCAGGGTGACCGTGAAGTGGAAGTGGCCGGAGGCAAGGCGTGA
- the rne gene encoding ribonuclease E — MKRMLINATQPEELRVALVDGQRLYDLDIESGAREQKKANIYKGKITRIEPSLEAAFVDFGSERHGFLPLKEISREYFKKTPEGRVNIKEVLSEGQEVIVQVEKEERGNKGAALTTFISLAGRYLVLMPNNPRAGGISRRIEGEERNELREALNGLTVPGDMGLIVRTAGLGRSSEEMQWDLDYLLQLWTAIKEASQDRAAPFLIYQESNVIIRAIRDYLRQDIGEVLIDSIDAQEEALTFIRQVMPQYASKVKLYEDSVPLFNRFQIESQIETAFQRVVDLPSGGSIVIDPTEALVSIDINSARATKGSDIEETALQTNLEAAEEIARQLRLRDIGGLIVIDFIDMTPAKNQRAVEERVRECLEADRARVQVGRISRFGLLEMSRQRLRPSLGESSGIVCPRCSGTGIIRDVESLSLAILRLIEEEALKDRTAEVRAQVPIPVAAFLLNEKRNSITKIELRTRARIIILPNDHLETPHFEVQRLRDDNPEVLSNQSSYEIAAAETEEAPQPTATRTLVRQEAAVKTAPARANAPVPAAVEEPQPAPVAPAPAAPEPSLFKGLVKSLVSLFAAKEEPAAAPVVTAAEKPATERSPRNEERRNGRQQTRNRNGRRDEERKPREERAERTPREERQPREERAPREERAPREERAPRQPREDRRGNRGEERVRELREPLDATPAEREERQPREERVAREERAPREERAPREERAPREERAPREERAPREERAPREERAPREERAPREERAPREERAPREERAPREERAPRPPREERQPRVAEEAAEQAAELAEEQLPNEELLQDEQEGTDGERPRRRSRGQRRRSNRRERQRNANGELIDGSEEEGGEEQPQPHQATELGAELAAGLAVTAAVASSNISADAEAQANQQAELATAEVAQPVEQAEKVEQVEAAAKAEEVAVAPVVEQPVSEPVAVIEATAEPVVEVVPQPVVEAAPVAEPAVLAEAPVEAPAVEAGEIEQAPAVVEAAPVAEQPAPVVEAQPEVVAEPAPVVVEPAPVEAPAAVEPATVMLANGRAPNDPREVRRRKREAEAAAKAAQEAAAAAEPALEAADEHKPHHG, encoded by the coding sequence ATGAAAAGAATGCTGATTAACGCGACTCAACCCGAAGAGTTGCGTGTAGCCCTGGTGGACGGCCAACGTCTCTACGACCTGGACATCGAGTCCGGCGCGCGCGAGCAGAAAAAGGCCAACATCTACAAAGGCAAGATCACCCGCATCGAACCCAGCCTCGAAGCCGCCTTCGTCGACTTCGGCTCCGAACGTCACGGCTTCCTGCCGCTGAAAGAAATCTCCCGCGAATACTTCAAGAAAACCCCCGAAGGGCGGGTCAACATCAAGGAAGTACTGAGCGAAGGCCAGGAAGTCATCGTCCAGGTCGAGAAGGAAGAGCGTGGCAACAAAGGCGCCGCCCTCACCACCTTCATCAGCCTGGCCGGCCGCTACCTGGTGCTGATGCCGAACAATCCGCGCGCCGGTGGCATCTCCCGCCGCATCGAAGGCGAAGAGCGCAACGAACTGCGTGAAGCCCTGAACGGCCTGACCGTACCGGGCGACATGGGCCTGATCGTGCGCACTGCCGGCCTTGGCCGCAGCAGCGAAGAAATGCAGTGGGACCTCGACTACCTGCTGCAACTGTGGACCGCCATCAAGGAAGCGTCCCAGGACCGCGCCGCGCCATTCCTGATCTACCAGGAAAGCAACGTCATCATCCGCGCCATCCGCGACTACCTGCGCCAGGACATCGGTGAAGTGCTGATCGACAGCATCGATGCCCAGGAAGAAGCCCTGACCTTCATCCGCCAGGTGATGCCGCAGTACGCCAGCAAGGTCAAGCTGTACGAAGACAGCGTGCCGCTGTTCAACCGCTTCCAGATCGAAAGCCAGATCGAAACCGCCTTCCAGCGCGTGGTCGACCTGCCGTCCGGTGGCTCGATCGTGATCGACCCGACCGAAGCCCTGGTGTCCATCGACATCAACTCGGCGCGCGCCACCAAAGGCAGCGACATCGAAGAAACCGCCCTGCAGACCAACCTGGAAGCGGCCGAGGAAATCGCCCGCCAGCTGCGCCTGCGTGACATCGGCGGCCTGATCGTCATCGACTTCATCGACATGACCCCGGCGAAAAACCAGCGCGCCGTTGAAGAACGTGTTCGCGAGTGCCTGGAAGCCGACCGCGCCCGCGTCCAGGTCGGCCGCATCTCGCGCTTCGGCCTGCTGGAAATGTCCCGCCAGCGCCTGCGCCCGTCGCTGGGCGAAAGCAGCGGCATCGTCTGCCCACGCTGCTCCGGCACCGGCATTATCCGTGACGTCGAATCGCTGTCGCTGGCCATCCTGCGCCTGATCGAAGAAGAAGCCCTGAAGGACCGCACCGCCGAAGTTCGCGCCCAGGTGCCAATCCCGGTGGCTGCCTTCCTGCTCAACGAGAAGCGCAACTCGATCACCAAGATCGAACTGCGTACCCGTGCGCGCATCATCATCCTGCCGAACGATCACCTGGAAACCCCGCACTTCGAAGTCCAGCGCCTGCGCGACGACAACCCGGAAGTGCTGAGCAACCAGTCCAGCTACGAGATCGCCGCCGCCGAAACCGAAGAAGCGCCGCAGCCGACCGCCACCCGCACGCTGGTACGCCAGGAAGCTGCGGTCAAGACCGCCCCGGCCCGCGCCAACGCGCCGGTACCAGCCGCTGTTGAAGAGCCGCAGCCTGCCCCGGTCGCACCTGCCCCGGCCGCTCCGGAGCCAAGCCTGTTCAAGGGCCTGGTGAAGTCGCTGGTAAGCCTGTTCGCCGCCAAGGAAGAGCCTGCTGCCGCGCCGGTTGTCACCGCCGCCGAGAAACCGGCCACCGAGCGCAGCCCACGCAACGAAGAGCGCCGCAACGGCCGCCAACAGACCCGCAACCGCAACGGCCGCCGCGACGAAGAGCGCAAGCCACGTGAAGAACGTGCCGAGCGCACGCCGCGCGAAGAGCGCCAGCCACGTGAGGAACGTGCCCCGCGCGAAGAGCGTGCGCCACGCGAAGAGCGTGCACCACGCCAGCCACGCGAAGACCGCCGCGGCAACCGTGGCGAAGAGCGCGTGCGCGAACTGCGCGAGCCACTGGACGCCACCCCTGCCGAACGTGAAGAACGTCAGCCGCGCGAGGAACGTGTAGCCCGTGAAGAACGTGCTCCACGCGAAGAACGCGCACCACGTGAAGAACGTGCACCGCGTGAAGAACGTGCACCGCGTGAAGAACGTGCACCGCGTGAAGAACGCGCACCTCGCGAAGAACGTGCTCCACGTGAAGAACGTGCCCCACGTGAAGAGCGCGCACCTCGTGAGGAACGTGCACCTCGTGAAGAGCGTGCTCCACGCGAAGAACGCGCCCCACGCCCACCACGCGAGGAGCGTCAGCCACGCGTAGCCGAAGAAGCCGCCGAGCAGGCTGCCGAACTGGCCGAAGAGCAACTGCCGAACGAAGAACTGCTGCAGGACGAACAGGAAGGCACCGATGGCGAGCGCCCGCGCCGCCGCTCCCGTGGCCAGCGTCGTCGCAGCAACCGTCGTGAGCGTCAGCGCAACGCCAATGGCGAACTGATCGACGGCAGCGAAGAAGAAGGCGGCGAAGAGCAGCCACAACCGCACCAGGCCACCGAGCTGGGTGCAGAACTGGCCGCAGGCCTGGCCGTGACAGCCGCTGTCGCCAGCAGCAACATCAGCGCCGACGCCGAAGCCCAGGCCAACCAGCAGGCCGAGCTTGCCACCGCCGAAGTCGCCCAGCCGGTCGAGCAGGCTGAGAAGGTCGAGCAGGTCGAAGCTGCCGCCAAGGCTGAAGAAGTGGCCGTGGCCCCGGTGGTCGAGCAGCCGGTCAGCGAGCCTGTGGCCGTGATCGAGGCAACTGCCGAGCCGGTGGTCGAAGTCGTTCCACAGCCGGTGGTTGAGGCGGCACCTGTTGCCGAGCCGGCGGTGCTTGCCGAAGCACCGGTAGAAGCACCCGCCGTCGAGGCCGGTGAAATCGAACAGGCCCCGGCCGTGGTCGAAGCTGCTCCGGTTGCCGAGCAACCTGCCCCGGTTGTCGAAGCCCAGCCAGAAGTGGTGGCCGAGCCTGCCCCAGTGGTCGTCGAGCCTGCACCGGTCGAAGCCCCTGCGGCGGTGGAGCCTGCCACTGTCATGCTGGCCAACGGCCGCGCGCCGAACGACCCGCGTGAAGTGCGTCGCCGCAAGCGCGAGGCCGAGGCTGCCGCCAAAGCCGCGCAGGAAGCTGCTGCAGCCGCCGAGCCAGCCCTGGAAGCCGCCGATGAGCACAAGCCTCATCACGGTTGA
- a CDS encoding Trm112 family protein, whose protein sequence is MDTKLLDILACPITKGPLKLSADKTELISKGAGLAYPIRDGIPVMLESEARTLTDEERLDK, encoded by the coding sequence ATGGACACCAAACTGCTCGATATCCTGGCCTGCCCGATCACCAAGGGCCCGCTCAAGCTCAGTGCCGACAAGACCGAGCTGATCAGCAAGGGCGCGGGCCTGGCCTACCCGATCCGCGATGGCATCCCGGTCATGCTGGAAAGCGAGGCACGTACCCTGACCGACGAAGAGCGTCTGGACAAATGA
- the rluC gene encoding 23S rRNA pseudouridine(955/2504/2580) synthase RluC codes for MTTNTPPTSGVQLIEVAPELAGQRIDNFLITALKGVPKTLVYRILRKGEVRVNKGRVKPEYKIQAGDIVRVPPVRLPERDEPAPVAQGLLQRLEAAIVYEDKALIVMNKPAGIAVHGGSGLSFGVIEALRQLRPDAKELELVHRLDRDTSGLLMIAKKRSMLRHLHAALRGDGVDKRYMALVRGHWPTSKKQVSAPLLKSNLRSGERMVEVNDEGKEALTLFRVLRRFGEFATIVEARPITGRTHQIRVHTLHAGHMIAGDSKYGDEDFSREIRDLGGKRLFLHAYALTVPLPDGGELKLEAPVDEVWAKTVERLSAS; via the coding sequence ATGACGACCAATACCCCTCCGACTTCCGGCGTTCAGCTGATCGAAGTCGCGCCGGAACTTGCCGGCCAACGCATCGACAATTTCCTCATCACGGCCCTCAAGGGCGTGCCCAAGACCTTGGTCTACCGCATCCTGCGCAAGGGTGAAGTACGGGTCAACAAGGGGCGCGTCAAGCCAGAGTACAAGATCCAGGCCGGCGATATCGTGCGGGTACCGCCCGTCCGCCTGCCGGAACGTGACGAACCGGCGCCGGTGGCCCAGGGCCTGCTGCAGCGCCTGGAGGCGGCCATCGTCTACGAAGACAAGGCGCTGATCGTGATGAACAAGCCGGCCGGCATCGCCGTGCATGGCGGCAGCGGCCTGAGTTTCGGCGTGATCGAGGCGCTGCGCCAGTTGCGCCCGGACGCCAAGGAGCTGGAGCTGGTGCATCGCCTGGACCGCGATACCTCCGGCCTGCTGATGATCGCCAAGAAGCGCAGCATGCTGCGCCACTTGCACGCCGCGCTGCGCGGTGATGGTGTCGACAAGCGCTACATGGCGCTGGTGCGCGGCCATTGGCCGACCTCGAAGAAGCAGGTCAGTGCGCCGTTGCTCAAGAGCAACCTGCGTTCCGGCGAGCGCATGGTCGAGGTGAACGACGAGGGCAAAGAGGCGCTGACCCTGTTCCGCGTGCTGCGCCGCTTCGGCGAGTTCGCCACCATTGTCGAGGCGCGCCCGATCACCGGTCGTACTCACCAGATCCGCGTGCACACCCTGCATGCCGGGCATATGATCGCTGGCGACAGCAAGTATGGCGACGAAGACTTCAGCCGCGAGATTCGCGACCTGGGCGGCAAGCGCCTGTTCCTGCATGCCTACGCGCTGACCGTGCCGCTGCCGGACGGTGGTGAGCTGAAGCTCGAAGCGCCGGTGGATGAAGTCTGGGCGAAAACCGTTGAGCGTCTGAGTGCGTCCTGA
- the lpxK gene encoding tetraacyldisaccharide 4'-kinase, whose protein sequence is MAFADRLLAAWYAGHPALALLRPLEALYRRVVTRKRARFLSGESASYRAPVPVIVVGNITVGGTGKTPMILWLIEHCRQQGLKVGVVSRGYGARPPQLPWRVRADQAAGQAGDEPLLIVQRTGVPLMIDPDRSRAVQALLASEPLDLILCDDGMQHYRLARDLELVLIDAARGLGNGRCLPAGPLREPAERLHEADAVLFNGASADRADGFGFRLQPSALVNLRSGERRALDHFPAGQRLHAVAGIGNPQRFFNTLLGLNWQPVPHPFADHAQFSAQSLAFNPPLPLVMTEKDAVKCRAFAADDWWYLAVEAQPTPAFSAWFDNQLQRLLRKP, encoded by the coding sequence ATGGCCTTCGCCGACCGTCTGCTCGCCGCCTGGTACGCCGGGCACCCGGCCTTGGCGCTGCTGCGCCCGCTGGAGGCGCTGTATCGCCGTGTGGTCACGCGCAAGCGGGCGCGTTTTCTCAGTGGCGAAAGTGCCAGCTACCGGGCCCCGGTGCCGGTCATCGTGGTGGGTAACATCACCGTGGGTGGTACCGGCAAGACGCCGATGATCCTTTGGCTGATCGAGCACTGCCGGCAGCAGGGGCTGAAGGTGGGCGTGGTCAGCCGTGGCTATGGCGCCAGGCCGCCGCAGCTACCCTGGCGCGTGCGGGCCGATCAGGCGGCCGGGCAGGCCGGCGACGAACCACTGCTGATCGTGCAGCGCACCGGCGTGCCGCTGATGATCGACCCCGACCGCTCCCGCGCCGTGCAGGCACTGCTGGCCAGCGAACCCCTCGACCTGATCCTGTGTGACGACGGCATGCAGCACTACCGCCTGGCACGCGACCTGGAGCTGGTGCTGATCGATGCCGCCCGTGGCCTGGGCAATGGCCGCTGCCTGCCGGCGGGGCCGTTGCGTGAGCCGGCCGAGCGCCTGCACGAGGCTGATGCGGTGCTGTTCAACGGCGCCAGCGCAGACCGCGCCGATGGCTTCGGCTTCCGCCTGCAGCCGTCCGCCCTGGTCAACCTGCGCAGTGGCGAGCGGCGCGCGCTTGACCACTTCCCCGCAGGCCAACGCCTGCACGCGGTGGCCGGTATCGGCAACCCGCAACGTTTCTTCAATACCCTGCTGGGGCTAAACTGGCAGCCGGTGCCGCATCCCTTTGCCGACCACGCGCAGTTCAGTGCCCAGAGCCTGGCCTTCAACCCGCCGCTGCCGTTGGTCATGACCGAGAAGGATGCGGTGAAATGCCGGGCCTTCGCCGCTGACGACTGGTGGTACCTGGCCGTCGAGGCGCAGCCTACGCCGGCTTTCAGCGCCTGGTTCGACAACCAGTTGCAACGCTTGCTGCGCAAGCCCTGA
- the murB gene encoding UDP-N-acetylmuramate dehydrogenase: protein MTVQWQEQVSLKPYNTFGIDVKARYFSPAHDDQEVRQALSQAQQRGLPVLVIGGGSNLLLTGDIDALVLHMASRGRRVLSDDGERIVVEAEAGEPWHPFVQWTLAQGYCGLENLSLIPGTVGAAPMQNVGAYGVEIKDVFVGLTALHRETGELRDFGLAECAFGYRDSLFKRNPGRWLILRVRFALHRTLQARLDYGPVRQRLAEQGVTEPTAQAISEAICSIRREKLPDPAELGNAGSFFKNPVVSAEQVERIRAQYPGVVAYPQADGQVKLAAGWLIEQAGWKGYREGDAGVHRLQSLVLVNYGQASGAQMHALARRIQADILERFGVELEMEPNLY from the coding sequence ATGACAGTGCAGTGGCAGGAGCAGGTATCGCTCAAGCCGTACAACACCTTTGGCATCGATGTGAAGGCGCGCTATTTCAGCCCGGCACATGATGACCAGGAGGTGCGCCAGGCATTGAGCCAGGCGCAGCAACGCGGCTTGCCGGTGCTGGTGATTGGCGGCGGTAGCAATTTGCTGCTGACCGGTGATATCGACGCGTTGGTTCTGCACATGGCCAGCCGTGGCCGGCGTGTGCTCAGCGACGATGGCGAACGTATCGTGGTCGAGGCCGAGGCTGGTGAGCCGTGGCACCCATTCGTGCAGTGGACTCTGGCGCAGGGATATTGCGGGCTGGAGAACCTCAGCCTGATCCCTGGCACCGTGGGCGCCGCGCCGATGCAGAACGTGGGCGCCTATGGGGTGGAAATCAAGGACGTGTTCGTCGGCCTGACCGCCCTGCACCGCGAGACCGGCGAGTTGCGTGACTTCGGCCTGGCGGAATGTGCCTTCGGGTATCGCGACAGCCTGTTCAAGCGCAACCCCGGGCGTTGGTTGATCCTGCGTGTGCGCTTTGCCTTGCATCGCACGTTGCAGGCCCGCCTGGACTACGGCCCGGTGCGCCAGCGCCTGGCAGAGCAAGGCGTGACCGAGCCGACCGCACAGGCGATCAGCGAGGCGATCTGCAGCATTCGCCGCGAGAAGCTGCCAGACCCGGCTGAGCTGGGTAATGCCGGGAGCTTCTTCAAGAACCCGGTGGTATCGGCTGAACAGGTCGAGCGTATTCGTGCGCAATACCCGGGGGTGGTGGCTTATCCCCAGGCCGATGGCCAGGTGAAGCTGGCGGCGGGCTGGTTGATCGAACAGGCTGGCTGGAAGGGCTATCGCGAGGGGGATGCCGGAGTGCATCGTTTGCAGTCGCTGGTGCTGGTCAACTATGGCCAGGCGAGCGGGGCGCAGATGCATGCGCTGGCACGGCGGATCCAGGCCGATATCCTCGAGCGGTTCGGGGTCGAGCTGGAGATGGAGCCTAACCTCTACTGA